A window from Streptomyces subrutilus encodes these proteins:
- a CDS encoding enoyl-CoA hydratase family protein, giving the protein MGVSTASPGKGIALVTVDFPPVNALPVQGWYALADALRAAGRDPEVRCVVLAAEGRGFNAGVDIKEMQRDPGHGALIGANHGCADAFAAVYDCEVPVVAAVHGFCLGGGIGLVGNADAIVASDDAVFGLPELDRGALGAATHLARLVPQHLMRTLYYTSRTATAAELHAHGSVWRVVPREGLRGAALELAAEIARKDGSLIRLAKAAINGIDPVDVRRSYRFEQGFTFEANLSGVADRVRDGFGKGGSS; this is encoded by the coding sequence ATGGGTGTCTCCACCGCAAGCCCCGGCAAGGGCATCGCACTGGTCACCGTCGACTTCCCACCCGTCAACGCGCTGCCCGTACAGGGCTGGTACGCACTCGCCGACGCCCTGCGCGCCGCCGGCCGCGACCCCGAGGTCCGCTGCGTGGTGCTGGCCGCCGAGGGCCGCGGCTTCAACGCCGGCGTCGACATCAAGGAGATGCAGCGCGACCCCGGGCACGGCGCCCTGATCGGCGCCAACCACGGCTGCGCCGACGCCTTCGCCGCCGTGTACGACTGCGAGGTGCCGGTCGTCGCGGCCGTGCACGGCTTCTGCCTGGGCGGCGGCATCGGCCTCGTCGGCAACGCCGACGCGATCGTCGCCTCCGACGACGCCGTCTTCGGCCTGCCCGAGCTGGACCGTGGCGCGCTCGGCGCCGCCACCCACCTCGCCCGCCTGGTCCCCCAGCACCTGATGCGCACGCTGTACTACACCTCGCGCACCGCCACCGCCGCCGAACTGCACGCGCACGGCTCGGTCTGGCGGGTGGTCCCGCGCGAGGGACTGCGCGGCGCCGCGCTGGAGCTGGCCGCCGAGATCGCGCGGAAGGACGGCTCCCTGATCCGGCTGGCCAAGGCCGCCATCAACGGCATCGACCCGGTGGACGTACGGCGCAGCTACCGCTTCGAACAGGGCTTCACCTTCGAGGCCAACCTCAGCGGCGTGGCCGACCGGGTCCGCGACGGCTTCGGAAAGGGCGGCAGCTCGTGA
- a CDS encoding chorismate mutase — translation MNNSATDNGTGTDAGTGPGGIDESVAAELGRLRDSIDNIDAAVVHMLAERFKCTQQVGHLKARHQLPPADPGREASQIARLRQLAENAKLDPAFAEKLLTFIIAEVIRHHETIAAGEE, via the coding sequence ATGAACAACAGCGCCACCGACAACGGCACCGGCACGGACGCGGGCACCGGACCCGGCGGGATCGACGAGAGCGTCGCCGCAGAACTGGGCCGCCTGCGCGACAGCATCGACAACATCGACGCGGCCGTGGTCCACATGCTCGCCGAACGCTTCAAGTGCACCCAGCAGGTCGGCCACCTCAAGGCCCGCCACCAGCTGCCCCCGGCCGACCCGGGCCGCGAGGCCAGCCAGATCGCCCGGCTGCGCCAGCTCGCCGAGAACGCCAAGCTCGACCCCGCCTTCGCCGAGAAGCTCCTCACCTTCATCATCGCCGAGGTCATCCGCCACCACGAGACGATCGCCGCGGGCGAAGAGTAG
- a CDS encoding CoA-transferase subunit beta gives MTTATATRAEYCVIACAEAWRGDGEVLASPMGLVPSLGARLAKRTFSPDLLLTDGEALLVGLDGTVEGWLPYRRHLAMVTGGRRHVMMGASQIDRFGNQNISCIGPWEQPSRQLLGVRGAPVNTLNNPVSYWVPRHSRRVFVERVDMVSGVGHDRAAAAGPAATRYHRLPRVVSDLGVFDFAGPGRSMRLASVHPGVTVEQVREATGFVLATDGEVPYTREPTGEELRLIREVIDPKGLRDREVRG, from the coding sequence GTGACCACCGCGACCGCCACCCGCGCCGAGTACTGCGTGATCGCCTGCGCCGAGGCCTGGCGGGGCGACGGCGAGGTGCTCGCCAGCCCGATGGGCCTCGTCCCCTCCCTCGGCGCCCGGCTCGCCAAGCGGACCTTCTCCCCCGACCTGCTGCTGACGGACGGCGAGGCCCTGCTCGTGGGGCTGGACGGCACGGTCGAGGGGTGGCTCCCGTACCGCCGCCACCTCGCCATGGTCACCGGCGGCCGGCGGCACGTGATGATGGGCGCCAGCCAGATCGACCGCTTCGGCAACCAGAACATCTCCTGCATCGGCCCGTGGGAGCAGCCGTCCCGCCAGCTCCTGGGCGTGCGCGGGGCGCCCGTCAACACGTTGAACAATCCGGTGAGCTACTGGGTGCCGCGGCACTCCCGCCGGGTGTTCGTCGAGCGCGTGGACATGGTGAGCGGGGTCGGCCACGACCGCGCCGCGGCGGCCGGCCCGGCCGCCACCCGCTACCACCGGCTGCCCCGGGTCGTCAGCGATCTGGGCGTCTTCGACTTCGCCGGCCCCGGCCGCTCGATGCGGCTGGCCTCCGTCCATCCGGGGGTCACCGTGGAGCAGGTCCGGGAGGCCACCGGCTTCGTCCTCGCCACCGACGGCGAGGTGCCGTACACGCGGGAGCCCACCGGGGAGGAGCTGCGGCTGATCCGCGAGGTGATCGACCCGAAGGGGCTGCGCGACCGGGAAGTGCGGGGCTGA
- a CDS encoding SDR family oxidoreductase, whose translation MTGGAGLCTGRVVIVTGAGRGLGRAHALAFAAEGAKVVVNDLGVGLDGAPGPDGPAARVVAEIEALGGEAVAHGGDIATGGGADSLVECALARFGRMDTLVNNAGFLRDRMLVNLDEGDWDAVVRVHLKGHFLPLRAAAAWWRAEAKAGRRVAARVVNTSSGAGLLGSVGQGNYSAAKAGILGLTLVAAAELERYGVQVNAIAPAARTRMTEQAFAGTMAAPEGGGFDAMAPENVSPLVVWLGSDASAGVTGRVFEAEGGRITVMEGWRPGPTADRGARWSPAEAGEAAAKLLSSARPPLPVYGTR comes from the coding sequence ATGACCGGTGGCGCGGGACTGTGCACGGGGCGGGTCGTGATCGTGACGGGTGCGGGGCGGGGGCTGGGCCGGGCCCACGCCCTGGCCTTCGCGGCGGAGGGCGCGAAGGTCGTCGTGAACGACCTGGGGGTCGGGCTCGACGGGGCGCCGGGCCCGGACGGGCCGGCCGCCCGGGTGGTCGCCGAGATCGAGGCGCTGGGCGGCGAGGCGGTGGCGCACGGCGGCGACATCGCGACCGGCGGGGGAGCGGACTCGCTGGTGGAGTGCGCCCTCGCCCGCTTCGGGCGGATGGACACCCTGGTCAACAACGCCGGGTTCCTGCGCGACCGGATGCTCGTCAACCTGGACGAGGGCGACTGGGACGCGGTCGTCCGGGTCCATCTGAAGGGGCACTTCCTGCCGCTGCGGGCGGCCGCCGCGTGGTGGCGGGCCGAGGCGAAGGCGGGGCGGCGGGTGGCCGCCCGGGTGGTCAACACCTCGTCCGGAGCGGGGCTGCTGGGCTCGGTCGGCCAGGGCAACTACAGCGCGGCCAAGGCCGGCATCCTCGGCCTGACCCTGGTCGCGGCCGCCGAGCTGGAGCGGTACGGGGTCCAGGTCAACGCCATCGCCCCGGCGGCCCGGACCCGGATGACGGAGCAGGCCTTCGCGGGGACCATGGCCGCCCCGGAGGGGGGCGGCTTCGACGCGATGGCCCCGGAGAACGTGTCCCCGCTGGTGGTGTGGCTCGGGTCGGACGCCTCGGCGGGGGTCACCGGCCGGGTCTTCGAGGCGGAGGGCGGCCGGATCACCGTGATGGAGGGCTGGCGGCCGGGCCCCACCGCCGACCGAGGCGCCCGCTGGAGCCCGGCGGAGGCGGGAGAGGCGGCGGCGAAGCTGCTGTCGTCCGCGCGGCCGCCGCTCCCGGTGTACGGGACCCGGTAG
- a CDS encoding HAD family acid phosphatase — MRSTRRTRVTRTTAAALSAAAAVLTLLPAGAAQAAPAAVAATPPAATGPAPVASGSAPGGNAAILGIDYGTWQRDVASVIDAARPGIEQRIAASPAGEKPAIVLDIDNSSLETDFHWFWTFPTPAIAKVRDLTRYASERGVAIFFVTARPGIVYSLTEHNLKAVGYPVSGLYVRDLPDLFDEVSAYKTGKRAEIEARGYTIIANIGNNQSDLVGGHAERTVKLPDYGGKLS, encoded by the coding sequence ATGCGCAGCACCCGCCGTACCCGAGTGACCCGTACGACCGCCGCCGCCCTCTCCGCCGCGGCGGCCGTCCTGACGCTGCTGCCGGCCGGAGCCGCGCAGGCGGCCCCGGCCGCCGTCGCCGCGACCCCGCCCGCCGCCACGGGCCCGGCCCCGGTCGCGTCCGGTTCCGCCCCCGGCGGCAACGCGGCGATCCTCGGCATCGACTACGGCACCTGGCAGCGCGACGTCGCCTCGGTCATCGACGCGGCCCGGCCCGGCATCGAGCAGCGCATCGCCGCCTCACCGGCCGGCGAGAAGCCGGCGATCGTCCTCGACATCGACAACTCCTCGCTGGAGACGGACTTCCACTGGTTCTGGACCTTCCCGACGCCCGCCATCGCCAAGGTCCGCGACCTGACCCGGTACGCGAGCGAGCGCGGGGTGGCGATCTTCTTCGTCACGGCCCGCCCGGGCATCGTGTACTCGCTGACCGAGCACAACCTCAAGGCCGTCGGCTATCCCGTCTCGGGCCTCTACGTCCGCGACCTGCCCGACCTGTTCGACGAGGTCAGCGCGTACAAGACGGGCAAGCGGGCCGAGATCGAGGCGCGCGGCTACACGATCATCGCCAACATCGGCAACAACCAGAGCGACCTCGTCGGCGGCCACGCCGAACGCACCGTCAAGCTCCCGGACTACGGCGGCAAGCTCTCCTGA
- a CDS encoding SDR family oxidoreductase — MELDGRVAVVTGGTRGVGAGIARSFLAAGARVVVCARRPPDAPVSRGGRTAEFSPVDLRDPVAVQDFFDAVGRRYGRLDCLVNNAGGTPYRPLDEGGAERHARVLELNLVAPLTASLAARPWLRQSRGSVVMIGSVSGTRPSPGTAAYGAAKAGLEQLARSMAVEWAPEVRVNSLVLGMVRTELAHLHYGDGAGIAAVGATVPLGRLAEPSDVGEAAVFLASERAGYVSGASLLVHGGGERPAFLDAATVNKES, encoded by the coding sequence ATGGAGCTCGACGGGAGGGTCGCCGTCGTCACCGGCGGAACCCGGGGGGTGGGGGCCGGCATCGCCCGGTCGTTCCTCGCGGCCGGCGCCCGGGTCGTCGTCTGCGCGCGGCGCCCGCCGGACGCGCCGGTGTCGCGGGGCGGCCGCACGGCCGAATTCAGCCCGGTCGACCTGCGCGATCCGGTCGCCGTACAGGACTTCTTCGACGCGGTCGGCCGGCGGTACGGACGGCTCGACTGCCTGGTCAACAACGCGGGCGGGACCCCGTACCGGCCCCTGGACGAGGGCGGCGCCGAGCGGCACGCGCGGGTGCTGGAACTGAACCTGGTGGCGCCGCTGACGGCCTCGCTCGCGGCCCGCCCGTGGCTGCGCCAGAGCCGGGGCTCGGTGGTGATGATCGGCAGCGTCAGCGGGACCCGCCCCTCCCCGGGCACGGCCGCGTACGGGGCGGCGAAGGCCGGGCTGGAGCAGCTGGCCCGGTCCATGGCGGTGGAGTGGGCCCCCGAGGTCCGGGTCAACTCGCTGGTCCTGGGCATGGTGCGGACCGAGCTGGCCCACCTGCACTACGGGGACGGGGCGGGGATCGCGGCGGTGGGGGCGACCGTGCCGCTGGGCCGGCTGGCGGAGCCCTCGGACGTGGGGGAGGCGGCGGTGTTCCTGGCCTCCGAACGGGCCGGGTACGTGAGCGGGGCGAGCCTGCTGGTGCACGGGGGCGGCGAGCGCCCGGCGTTCTTGGATGCGGCGACTGTCAACAAGGAGAGCTGA
- the pepN gene encoding aminopeptidase N, producing the protein MSALTRTEAQLRAQLLDVQHYDVALDLTDGDETFHSAAVIRFTARTAGDTFVELKPHRLDSVLLDGAPLPPDALHDGRLPLTGLTEGPHELRIDSLMRYSRTGEGLHRFTDPADGETYVYSQMFLDDVQRVFPAFDQPDLKAVFAFTVTAPAHWTVLANGVTTRTGTRDTDGAGIWRSAPTPLVSTYLAAVAAGPWHSVTTEHAGLPFGIHCRRSLAPHLDADAEEILSVTTACFDRYQEKFTEPYPFDSYDQAFVPEFNAGAMENPGLVTFRDEFIYRSAVTDTERQTRAMVIAHEMAHMWFGDLVTLAWFDDIWLNESFAEYMGYQTLTEATRFTDTWTDFAVTRKPWGYDADQRPSTHPVAPAPEDVPDTASALLNFDGISYAKGASALRQLVAWLGEKDFLAGINTHFARHRFANASLADFVDSLAAHTDRDVHAWADAWLRTTGADTLAPRIEETPEGPADPGGWTLAVDRRGSRPHHVAVGVYHRAPGDAGRALERTALLHLDVPSGDVVSASGPRPALLVLNDGDLTYAKVRLDETSVETALRGLSGIPDPLTRAVVWNALRDMVRDGELDPHDYLATASAHLPGETDLAVVQGVLAFARTQIADRYVTPDRRPEALATLTAIARDLLRRTEDGADPGLRLAAVRVLVDSATQPDTLATWLDEGTVPGGPELDPELGWRVLGRLAVLGAVQEADIDAALAADPSATGEEGAARCRAALPTPEAKAAAWDRLFHDDSLSNYLFSATAQGFWQPEQTDLVREYVTRFYPEAVALGARRGPAIAEAAGRWAFPAHAVDEANLRAGHDCLADPDVLPLLRRKLVDQLDDLARAHKVRTG; encoded by the coding sequence ATGTCCGCACTGACGCGCACCGAAGCGCAGCTCCGAGCCCAGCTCCTCGACGTCCAGCACTACGACGTCGCCCTCGACCTCACCGACGGCGACGAGACCTTCCACTCGGCCGCGGTCATCCGCTTCACCGCGCGCACCGCGGGCGACACCTTCGTCGAACTCAAGCCCCACCGGCTGGACTCCGTCCTCCTCGACGGCGCCCCCCTCCCCCCGGACGCCCTCCACGACGGCCGCCTCCCCCTCACCGGCCTCACCGAAGGCCCCCACGAACTGCGCATCGACAGCCTCATGCGCTACTCCCGCACCGGCGAGGGCCTGCACCGCTTCACCGACCCCGCCGACGGCGAGACGTACGTCTACAGCCAGATGTTCCTCGACGACGTCCAGCGGGTCTTCCCCGCCTTCGACCAGCCCGACCTCAAGGCCGTCTTCGCGTTCACCGTCACCGCCCCCGCCCACTGGACCGTCCTCGCCAACGGCGTCACCACCCGCACCGGCACCCGCGACACCGACGGCGCCGGCATCTGGCGCTCCGCCCCCACCCCCCTCGTCTCCACCTACCTCGCCGCCGTCGCCGCCGGCCCCTGGCACAGCGTGACCACCGAGCACGCCGGACTGCCCTTCGGCATCCACTGCCGCCGCTCCCTCGCCCCCCACCTGGACGCCGACGCCGAGGAGATCCTCTCCGTCACGACGGCCTGCTTCGACCGCTACCAGGAGAAGTTCACCGAGCCCTACCCCTTCGACTCCTACGACCAGGCCTTCGTCCCCGAGTTCAACGCCGGCGCCATGGAGAACCCCGGCCTCGTCACCTTCCGCGACGAGTTCATCTACCGCTCCGCCGTCACCGACACCGAACGCCAGACCCGCGCCATGGTCATCGCCCACGAGATGGCCCACATGTGGTTCGGCGACCTCGTCACCCTCGCCTGGTTCGACGACATCTGGCTCAACGAGTCCTTCGCCGAGTACATGGGCTACCAGACCCTCACCGAAGCCACCCGCTTCACCGACACCTGGACCGACTTCGCCGTCACCCGCAAGCCCTGGGGCTACGACGCCGACCAGCGCCCCTCCACCCACCCCGTCGCCCCCGCCCCGGAGGACGTCCCCGACACCGCCTCCGCCCTCCTCAACTTCGACGGCATCTCCTACGCCAAGGGCGCCTCCGCCCTGCGCCAGCTCGTCGCCTGGCTCGGCGAGAAGGACTTCCTGGCCGGCATCAACACCCACTTCGCCCGCCACCGCTTCGCCAACGCCTCCCTCGCCGACTTCGTCGACTCCCTCGCCGCCCACACCGACCGCGACGTCCACGCCTGGGCCGACGCCTGGCTGCGCACCACCGGCGCCGACACCCTCGCCCCGCGCATCGAGGAGACCCCAGAAGGCCCCGCCGACCCCGGCGGCTGGACCCTCGCCGTCGACCGCCGCGGCAGCCGCCCGCACCACGTCGCCGTCGGCGTCTACCACCGCGCACCCGGCGACGCCGGCCGGGCCCTGGAGCGCACCGCGCTGCTCCACCTCGACGTGCCCTCCGGCGACGTGGTCTCCGCGAGCGGCCCGCGGCCCGCCCTCCTCGTCCTCAACGACGGCGACCTCACCTACGCCAAGGTCCGCCTCGACGAGACCTCCGTCGAAACCGCCCTGCGCGGCCTCTCCGGCATCCCCGACCCGCTCACCCGCGCCGTCGTCTGGAACGCCCTGCGCGACATGGTCCGCGACGGCGAACTCGACCCGCACGACTACCTGGCCACCGCCTCCGCCCACCTGCCCGGCGAGACCGACCTGGCCGTCGTCCAGGGCGTCCTCGCCTTCGCCCGCACCCAGATCGCCGACCGCTACGTCACCCCCGACCGCCGCCCCGAGGCCCTCGCCACCCTCACCGCCATCGCCCGCGACCTGCTCCGGCGCACCGAGGACGGCGCCGACCCCGGCCTGCGGCTGGCCGCCGTACGCGTCCTCGTCGACAGCGCCACCCAGCCCGACACCCTCGCCACCTGGCTCGACGAGGGCACCGTCCCCGGCGGCCCCGAACTCGACCCCGAACTCGGCTGGCGCGTCCTGGGCCGGCTCGCCGTCCTCGGCGCCGTCCAGGAGGCCGACATCGACGCCGCCCTCGCCGCCGACCCCAGCGCCACCGGCGAGGAAGGCGCGGCCCGCTGCCGCGCCGCACTGCCCACCCCCGAGGCCAAGGCCGCCGCCTGGGACCGGCTCTTCCACGACGACAGCCTCTCCAACTACCTGTTCAGCGCCACCGCCCAGGGCTTCTGGCAGCCCGAACAGACCGACCTCGTACGGGAGTACGTGACCCGCTTCTACCCCGAGGCCGTCGCCCTCGGCGCCCGCCGCGGCCCGGCCATCGCGGAAGCCGCCGGACGCTGGGCCTTCCCCGCCCACGCCGTCGACGAGGCCAACCTCCGCGCCGGACACGACTGCCTCGCCGACCCGGACGTCCTGCCGCTGCTGCGCCGCAAGCTCGTCGACCAGCTCGACGACCTCGCCCGCGCCCACAAGGTCCGCACCGGCTGA
- a CDS encoding sensor histidine kinase: MSPPAGWARRHPRAADRTRLALSLLLLALVTFEGVLLARQPSLPHATVWISGILVCLSAAPWPAVPLLARAWFAAAVTWAATLLLIFGNHPLAVWGGGEAIALLVLLSQVLQRAPARTAAVLGPLLGLGCMAVPVRDADPGRFTLLFSVLAVVVGAYSLVLRLQSVQRVRDLNAVRTAERLELARELHDLVAHHVTGIVVEARAARFTGVSAERAAEIFGRIETAGDEALGSMRRLVKVLRENAPHEAPHDAPAGTSPVAGLADIRSLTERFSVTGPPVALHVEEGLEDRLPDDVAATAHRIVLEALTNTGKHAATATAVRVGLRTVPAGLEVRVADDGGRPARLSENARGGGYGLAGMTERAEALGGSLTAGPTPEGGWLVTATLPF, from the coding sequence ATGAGTCCGCCGGCCGGGTGGGCGCGGCGGCACCCGCGCGCCGCCGACCGGACCCGGCTCGCTCTCTCCCTCCTCCTGCTCGCCCTCGTCACCTTCGAAGGCGTGCTCCTGGCCCGCCAGCCCAGCCTCCCGCACGCCACCGTGTGGATCTCCGGCATCCTCGTCTGCCTCAGCGCCGCGCCCTGGCCCGCCGTCCCGCTCCTGGCCCGGGCCTGGTTCGCCGCCGCCGTGACCTGGGCCGCCACCCTCCTGCTGATCTTCGGCAACCACCCCCTCGCCGTCTGGGGCGGCGGAGAGGCCATCGCCCTGCTCGTCCTGCTCTCCCAGGTCCTCCAGCGCGCCCCCGCCCGGACCGCCGCCGTCCTCGGCCCGCTCCTCGGCCTCGGCTGCATGGCCGTGCCCGTCCGCGACGCCGACCCGGGCCGCTTCACCCTGCTCTTCTCCGTGCTCGCCGTGGTCGTGGGCGCGTACTCCCTCGTCCTGCGCCTGCAGTCCGTCCAGCGCGTCCGCGACCTGAACGCCGTCCGCACCGCGGAACGCCTCGAACTCGCCCGCGAGCTCCACGACCTCGTCGCGCACCACGTCACCGGCATCGTCGTCGAGGCCCGGGCCGCCCGCTTCACCGGCGTCTCCGCCGAACGCGCCGCCGAGATCTTCGGCCGGATCGAGACCGCCGGTGACGAGGCCCTCGGCTCCATGCGCCGCCTCGTCAAGGTCCTCCGCGAGAACGCACCCCACGAAGCACCCCACGACGCCCCCGCCGGAACCAGCCCCGTCGCCGGCCTGGCCGACATCCGCAGCCTCACCGAACGGTTCTCCGTCACCGGACCGCCCGTCGCCCTCCACGTGGAGGAAGGACTCGAAGACCGGCTCCCCGACGACGTCGCCGCCACCGCCCACCGCATCGTCCTCGAAGCGCTCACCAACACCGGCAAGCACGCCGCCACCGCCACCGCCGTCCGCGTCGGCCTGCGCACCGTCCCCGCCGGCCTGGAGGTCCGCGTCGCCGACGACGGCGGCCGTCCCGCCCGGCTCTCCGAGAACGCCCGGGGCGGCGGCTACGGCCTCGCCGGCATGACCGAACGCGCCGAGGCCCTGGGCGGCTCCCTCACCGCGGGCCCCACCCCCGAGGGCGGCTGGCTCGTCACCGCCACCCTGCCGTTCTAG
- a CDS encoding serine protease, whose translation MSTLVRFMKRTLAVGAVALAAVSLQPANAGASPAPVVGGTRAAQGEFPFMVRLSMGCGGALYTQQIVLTAAHCVNGSGNNTSITATAGNVDLNSSSTIKVKSTKVLQAPGYNGTGKDWALIKLAQPINLPTLKIAETKAYDSGTFTVAGWGATREGGAQQRYLMKATVPFVSDASCQSSYGGSLVPGEEICAGFSQGGVDTCQGDSGGPMFRRDNANAWIQVGIVSWGEGCARPGYPGVYTEVSTFAAAIKSAAAGL comes from the coding sequence ATGAGCACTCTTGTGCGGTTCATGAAGCGCACCCTCGCCGTCGGCGCGGTCGCCCTCGCGGCCGTCAGCCTCCAGCCCGCCAACGCCGGCGCCTCCCCGGCCCCCGTCGTCGGCGGCACGCGCGCCGCCCAGGGCGAGTTCCCCTTCATGGTGCGCCTCTCCATGGGCTGCGGCGGCGCCCTCTACACCCAGCAGATCGTCCTCACCGCCGCGCACTGCGTGAACGGCTCCGGCAACAACACCTCCATCACCGCCACCGCCGGAAACGTCGACCTCAACAGCTCCAGCACCATCAAGGTCAAGTCCACCAAGGTCCTCCAGGCCCCCGGCTACAACGGCACCGGCAAGGACTGGGCCCTCATCAAGCTCGCCCAGCCCATCAACCTGCCCACCCTCAAGATCGCCGAGACCAAGGCCTACGACAGCGGCACCTTCACCGTCGCCGGCTGGGGCGCCACCCGCGAAGGCGGCGCACAGCAGCGCTACCTCATGAAGGCCACCGTCCCCTTCGTCTCCGACGCCAGCTGCCAGAGCTCCTACGGCGGCTCGCTGGTCCCGGGCGAGGAGATCTGTGCCGGATTCAGCCAGGGCGGCGTCGACACCTGCCAGGGCGACTCCGGCGGCCCGATGTTCCGCCGCGACAACGCCAACGCCTGGATCCAGGTCGGCATCGTCAGCTGGGGCGAGGGATGCGCCCGCCCCGGCTACCCCGGCGTCTACACCGAGGTCTCGACCTTCGCCGCCGCGATCAAGAGCGCCGCGGCCGGCCTGTAG
- a CDS encoding CoA transferase subunit A, whose protein sequence is MTDKTMTPDEVVGRLRSGMTLGIGGWGSRRKPMALVRALLRSEITDLTVVAYGGPDVGLLAAAGRIRRLVAPFATLDSIPLEPHFRAARERAAFALTELDEAMFMWGLHAAANRLPFLPVRAGLGSDVMRVNPELRTVTSPYADGEEFVAVPALRMDAALVHLNRADRLGNGQYLGPDPYFDDLFCEAADTAYVSCEQLVESAEFAKAGPPQSLLVSRHSVTGVVETPNGAHFTSCAPDYERDEAFQKLYATTPWPEFRARFLSGGSEHAYQSAVRTWHEEQQ, encoded by the coding sequence GTGACCGACAAGACGATGACCCCCGACGAGGTGGTCGGGCGGCTGCGCAGCGGGATGACGCTGGGGATCGGCGGCTGGGGATCGAGGCGCAAGCCGATGGCCCTGGTCCGCGCACTGCTCCGCTCCGAGATCACCGATCTCACCGTGGTCGCGTACGGCGGCCCCGACGTCGGACTGCTGGCCGCGGCCGGCCGCATCCGCCGGCTCGTCGCCCCCTTCGCCACCCTCGACTCGATCCCGCTGGAGCCGCACTTCCGCGCCGCCCGCGAACGCGCCGCCTTCGCCCTGACCGAGCTCGACGAGGCCATGTTCATGTGGGGCCTGCACGCCGCCGCGAACCGGCTGCCGTTCCTGCCCGTCCGCGCCGGCCTCGGCTCCGACGTGATGCGGGTCAACCCGGAGCTGCGGACCGTCACCTCCCCGTACGCCGACGGCGAGGAGTTCGTGGCCGTGCCGGCCCTGCGGATGGACGCCGCCCTGGTCCACCTCAACCGCGCCGACCGCCTCGGCAACGGCCAGTACCTGGGCCCCGACCCGTACTTCGACGACCTCTTCTGCGAGGCCGCCGACACCGCCTACGTCTCCTGCGAGCAGCTGGTGGAGAGCGCCGAGTTCGCCAAGGCGGGCCCCCCGCAGTCCCTCCTGGTCAGCCGGCACTCGGTCACCGGGGTCGTCGAGACGCCGAACGGCGCGCACTTCACCTCCTGCGCACCCGACTACGAGCGCGACGAGGCCTTCCAGAAGCTGTACGCGACCACGCCCTGGCCCGAGTTCCGCGCCCGCTTCCTCTCCGGCGGCAGCGAGCACGCCTACCAGTCCGCCGTCCGCACCTGGCACGAGGAGCAGCAGTGA
- a CDS encoding response regulator, whose protein sequence is MAIRVVIADDQDMVRTGFRMILESQPDIEVVADVVDGEAALAAVALHRPDVLLLDIRMPRLDGLEVTRRLAGRDGPRIVIVTTFDLDEYVHAALRGGASGFLLKDASPAMLVEAVRAASVGDSLVSPAITVRLLREMAVRAPAAAAARRPAEPLTEREREVVRCLARGLTNAEIAAELFVSLSTVKTHLANVQAKLDARNRVEIAAWAWESGLATGPA, encoded by the coding sequence ATGGCGATCAGAGTGGTCATCGCGGACGACCAGGACATGGTCAGGACGGGCTTCCGGATGATCCTCGAAAGCCAGCCGGACATCGAGGTCGTCGCCGACGTCGTCGACGGCGAGGCCGCCCTCGCGGCCGTGGCCCTGCACCGGCCCGACGTGCTGCTCCTCGACATCCGCATGCCCAGGCTGGACGGCCTGGAGGTCACCCGCCGCCTCGCCGGCCGGGACGGCCCGCGCATCGTCATCGTCACCACCTTCGACCTCGACGAATACGTCCACGCGGCGCTCCGCGGCGGAGCGTCCGGCTTCCTCCTGAAGGACGCCAGCCCGGCCATGCTGGTTGAAGCCGTACGGGCCGCGTCCGTCGGCGACTCGCTCGTCTCACCCGCCATCACGGTGCGGCTGCTGCGCGAGATGGCCGTACGCGCCCCGGCCGCCGCGGCCGCCCGCCGCCCCGCCGAACCGCTGACCGAACGGGAACGCGAGGTCGTGCGCTGCCTGGCCCGCGGCCTGACCAACGCGGAGATCGCGGCGGAGCTCTTCGTCTCCCTCTCCACCGTCAAGACCCACCTGGCCAACGTCCAGGCCAAGCTGGACGCCCGCAACCGGGTGGAGATCGCCGCCTGGGCCTGGGAGAGCGGCCTGGCCACCGGCCCCGCATGA